From Cellvibrio zantedeschiae, the proteins below share one genomic window:
- a CDS encoding FGGY family carbohydrate kinase has product MTTQSLILAIDQGGQSSRVAVYSASGTQVHCFSAPCATYRKSVDGVEYIEQDPQDILSGIKECLDKIRKLMGEDVKNILAAGFAGQGSSLLCWNNKTGEALSPVLSWQDIRGKDYLDETLLTNSQTQAITGLRMSPHYGASKIRWCLDHNPHVQQTYKNNSLSIGPIVSYIFWHLCSTNLVDPGHAQRTLLWNLQTKTWDQHLLDLFQIPRSVLPTPKLHNSHFGYIDVNNISIPFKASARDQGASLFARGLPDKNACYVNIGTGAFIQRVSEKLIAPEGLLVSPLWIPENTSPKNSVEVSSPVCYAADFASDFQKALYAWEATVNGAASAIDYIEKETNLNITPQQINKSLALAPTRECYFLNAVGGLSAPYWRTDVQSRFSEDLSADEKVLAWLESIIFQIVINVRLMDSLGKTQKIYISGGISNADAICQKLADLLEAPVHRSENTDATLQGIAYLAAGQPELWGSETAEDIFTPAPNAGLSARFQLWQNKLGDWLKN; this is encoded by the coding sequence ATGACGACCCAATCACTCATTCTCGCTATAGACCAGGGCGGCCAAAGTTCGCGCGTTGCCGTTTATTCCGCTAGCGGAACGCAAGTGCATTGTTTTTCTGCGCCTTGTGCAACCTATCGCAAATCTGTCGATGGTGTGGAATATATAGAGCAAGATCCGCAGGATATTTTAAGCGGCATAAAAGAATGCCTTGATAAAATTCGTAAGCTTATGGGGGAAGATGTAAAAAATATTCTCGCTGCGGGTTTTGCAGGGCAGGGGTCATCGCTCTTATGTTGGAATAACAAAACCGGTGAAGCTTTGTCACCCGTTTTAAGTTGGCAAGATATTCGCGGTAAAGATTATCTGGATGAAACTCTACTAACAAATTCACAAACGCAAGCCATCACAGGTTTGCGAATGTCACCGCATTATGGCGCGAGCAAAATTCGCTGGTGTCTCGATCACAATCCACACGTCCAGCAAACCTATAAAAATAATTCGCTCAGCATTGGCCCCATTGTTAGTTATATCTTTTGGCATTTATGCAGCACAAATCTTGTAGACCCTGGTCACGCGCAGCGTACTTTGTTGTGGAATTTGCAAACGAAAACCTGGGATCAACATTTGTTGGATTTATTCCAAATCCCCAGAAGTGTTTTACCAACACCCAAATTGCACAACAGCCATTTTGGCTACATAGATGTAAATAATATTTCGATTCCATTTAAAGCTAGCGCACGCGATCAGGGTGCATCTTTATTTGCGCGTGGTTTGCCTGATAAAAATGCGTGCTACGTCAATATAGGGACTGGCGCGTTTATTCAGCGTGTAAGCGAAAAGTTAATCGCACCCGAAGGACTTTTGGTAAGCCCTCTGTGGATTCCGGAAAATACCTCACCAAAAAATAGTGTAGAAGTTTCATCACCCGTCTGTTACGCCGCAGATTTTGCAAGCGACTTTCAAAAAGCATTGTACGCATGGGAGGCAACGGTAAACGGTGCTGCATCTGCAATTGACTACATCGAAAAAGAAACTAACCTGAATATTACGCCACAGCAAATCAATAAATCACTCGCACTTGCTCCCACACGGGAATGTTATTTTTTAAATGCAGTAGGTGGATTAAGCGCACCTTATTGGCGAACCGATGTGCAATCGCGTTTTAGTGAAGATCTTTCGGCAGACGAAAAAGTTCTTGCATGGTTAGAGTCCATTATTTTTCAAATTGTAATCAATGTACGGCTCATGGATTCCTTGGGTAAAACGCAAAAAATTTATATCAGCGGCGGTATTAGCAATGCCGATGCAATTTGCCAAAAGCTAGCAGACTTATTAGAAGCTCCAGTTCACCGCAGCGAAAATACCGATGCAACATTGCAGGGCATTGCTTATCTTGCAGCGGGGCAGCCCGAGTTATGGGGGAGTGAAACGGCTGAGGATATTTTCACACCTGCACCTAATGCCGGTTTGTCAGCTCGCTTTCAGTTATGGCAAAACAAGCTTGGCGATTGGTTGAAAAATTGA
- a CDS encoding glycosyltransferase — MKKIIIYVLGTGGDIDPMVGVGIELQRRGFSVAFLSNDYFKPRIVAAGLEFVSVGTVEQYHKGNTPEAWERTNRADNFEHYHAPAFEPAFNYVKSLANEKVLVLALGEESGARVAARKFNLPFIDIILSPNIVFSAFKPPAPTSWVIPSYIPGFIMRFLLRRNRKAKFKRFCNAPHTAAYRAVRERLGCPLPFRSKATALLHIGFFPEWFGMPAKDWPRNLKMVGFPLLNHASSSSRSEFDALIEKQGAPIIFTSGTGVKDVEDLFKEGRKICEQLQVPGLFVGGNIGVEFLQGSSLCAHMGYIDFEYALPKTLAIVHHGGIGTTAQAIKAGIPQLIRPLKYDQPDNADRIYKLGLGTYVVPEKFKAEQVAPMIGNMIRKGKTSKALAHYAERVRKSAAIVDACDLIEREFMSLEQSKYK; from the coding sequence ATGAAAAAAATAATAATCTATGTTCTCGGCACCGGTGGTGATATTGACCCTATGGTTGGGGTCGGTATCGAATTGCAGCGGCGCGGTTTTTCGGTGGCCTTTTTATCGAACGATTATTTTAAGCCAAGAATTGTTGCGGCAGGTTTGGAGTTTGTTTCCGTTGGCACTGTTGAGCAATACCACAAGGGAAACACTCCGGAGGCCTGGGAGCGTACAAATCGCGCGGACAATTTTGAGCACTACCATGCACCTGCATTTGAGCCAGCTTTTAATTATGTAAAAAGCCTGGCTAACGAAAAAGTATTAGTTTTGGCGTTAGGCGAAGAGAGTGGTGCAAGGGTAGCTGCACGAAAATTCAACCTTCCGTTTATTGATATTATTCTATCCCCAAATATTGTTTTTTCAGCATTTAAACCTCCTGCACCTACGAGTTGGGTAATTCCTTCTTACATTCCCGGTTTTATTATGCGTTTTTTATTGCGGCGAAATCGCAAAGCAAAATTTAAACGATTTTGTAATGCGCCTCACACGGCTGCATATCGCGCTGTACGTGAGCGTTTAGGATGCCCGTTACCATTTCGAAGCAAAGCTACTGCGCTATTGCACATTGGTTTTTTTCCAGAATGGTTTGGAATGCCTGCGAAAGACTGGCCAAGGAATTTAAAGATGGTGGGCTTTCCTTTATTAAACCATGCGAGTAGCAGTAGCCGAAGTGAGTTTGATGCCTTAATTGAAAAGCAGGGTGCCCCCATTATTTTTACATCTGGCACAGGCGTAAAAGATGTGGAGGATTTGTTTAAAGAAGGGCGAAAGATTTGCGAGCAATTGCAAGTGCCGGGGTTGTTCGTGGGTGGAAACATCGGTGTTGAATTTTTGCAGGGCTCTAGTCTGTGCGCTCATATGGGCTATATAGATTTTGAATACGCGCTACCAAAAACCTTGGCGATTGTTCACCACGGTGGAATAGGTACAACTGCGCAAGCAATTAAAGCTGGAATTCCGCAATTGATTCGCCCACTTAAATATGATCAGCCAGATAATGCTGATCGCATTTATAAATTAGGTTTGGGCACCTATGTGGTGCCAGAGAAATTTAAGGCGGAGCAGGTAGCTCCTATGATTGGCAATATGATACGGAAAGGTAAAACGTCTAAGGCCTTAGCCCATTATGCAGAAAGAGTTCGCAAGAGTGCTGCGATTGTTGATGCGTGTGATTTAATTGAGCGGGAATTTATGAGTTTAGAACAAAGTAAATATAAATAA
- a CDS encoding DUF2442 domain-containing protein, giving the protein MNISPKSLTFDDNNMWLLLSDGRTLGVPLVWFPRLMNAPKAELEKFELSARGIHWDALDEDISIDGLLLGQGDITHKPHKAA; this is encoded by the coding sequence ATGAATATTTCGCCTAAAAGCCTGACATTTGATGATAACAATATGTGGTTACTTTTAAGTGATGGTCGTACATTAGGTGTTCCGTTGGTTTGGTTTCCACGCTTAATGAATGCGCCCAAAGCCGAGTTGGAAAAGTTTGAGCTAAGCGCTCGCGGAATTCACTGGGATGCATTAGATGAGGACATTTCGATTGATGGACTATTGCTTGGTCAAGGTGATATCACGCACAAGCCTCATAAAGCTGCTTAA
- a CDS encoding serine/threonine-protein kinase translates to MTQLSANKDLIQIGHYTIIRTLGRGGMGLVYLAHDPRLDRQVAIKCLRSDLYEAHYRERFKREALLLAKLNHPHIVQIYDYIETDEKLALVMEYVDGQNLQQHLREHIVPITQRMQWLTQIAQGLAVAHDAGIIHRDLKSENILISHHKLAKITDLGIAKSQDYNATLTDHVTGSYASMSPEQAMGEAIDFRSDLFSFGILAYQLLCGAHPFGEAENKLQIMQRIISHPPISPTKNNPDLPVEAVELLGQLLSKNPDNRPANSRWVAAQCEKLYQWFLANTKVDEDHTQALHNTNSGIRINISKGVTQEHPTFETHLLKKSAPFSVRAKNYLRNNIATFAVFGLILAGTVGALIWKMQPKIEQEEIAETQTSGEPYSQAREFKKGLEALKLFDRPENLDAAEKSFNTIVSHMPNNAAAVAGLSLVYSYRYRGEFEDPIWMQKADASAQQALKLNPQLALAHVALGRVFNLKAEQDKALVAFEKALALEPTSIFAWLGKIYALRASQRFDEAIQLAKLALERFPKESLFVDALGLTYVDQKNDLKAEEAFRLSIQLQPDGVLAYTGLSYIFIRQNRTDEALQILQQGLQIRSSEQLLGNLGNMLFNKGDYVGAATAFEAAVSPDKGNPKSHLAWANLADTLLWIPGRKTEAQKAYLKAIDLLTPRLERKKDDVTLISRKALYLARVGESTQAKPLLAHVIAIAPKNASVQFRAGLAYELLGERDAAIAALSAAVELGYPIKFIQAEPDLMELRRISGKF, encoded by the coding sequence ATGACCCAATTGTCGGCAAACAAAGACCTAATCCAAATCGGTCATTACACGATTATCCGTACCCTCGGGCGTGGCGGAATGGGGTTGGTCTACCTTGCGCACGACCCCCGGTTAGATCGTCAGGTTGCCATCAAATGCCTACGCAGCGATTTATACGAAGCCCATTATCGCGAGCGCTTTAAGCGCGAGGCACTGCTGCTCGCCAAGCTTAACCACCCGCACATTGTTCAAATCTACGACTACATTGAGACAGACGAAAAACTCGCGTTGGTCATGGAATACGTTGACGGGCAAAACCTGCAACAGCATTTGCGCGAGCATATAGTTCCCATTACCCAGCGCATGCAATGGCTTACCCAAATTGCACAAGGCTTAGCCGTTGCCCACGACGCGGGGATTATTCACCGCGATTTAAAATCCGAAAACATCTTAATCAGCCACCACAAGCTCGCCAAAATTACCGACTTGGGTATCGCCAAATCGCAAGACTACAATGCAACACTTACCGATCATGTAACCGGTAGTTATGCATCCATGTCGCCCGAGCAAGCCATGGGTGAAGCGATTGATTTCCGCAGCGATTTATTTTCGTTTGGTATTTTGGCTTATCAACTTTTGTGCGGCGCACATCCCTTTGGCGAAGCCGAAAACAAACTGCAAATTATGCAGCGGATTATTTCGCACCCGCCAATTTCGCCTACAAAAAATAATCCTGATTTACCGGTAGAAGCCGTTGAGCTTTTAGGGCAACTCTTAAGCAAAAATCCTGACAACCGACCTGCCAATTCTCGCTGGGTAGCAGCACAGTGCGAAAAACTGTACCAATGGTTTTTGGCTAACACCAAAGTAGATGAAGACCACACCCAAGCTTTGCACAATACCAATTCTGGCATTCGTATAAATATATCTAAAGGTGTAACGCAAGAGCACCCTACTTTTGAAACGCACCTGCTGAAAAAGTCCGCACCATTTTCGGTACGCGCTAAAAATTATCTACGCAACAATATTGCAACCTTCGCTGTGTTCGGTTTGATTTTGGCGGGCACAGTGGGCGCTTTGATATGGAAGATGCAGCCTAAGATTGAACAAGAAGAAATAGCAGAGACGCAAACTTCCGGCGAACCCTATTCACAAGCACGGGAGTTTAAAAAAGGCCTGGAGGCGCTCAAACTTTTTGATCGCCCTGAGAATTTGGATGCGGCAGAAAAAAGTTTTAATACCATTGTCTCCCATATGCCGAACAATGCGGCGGCAGTTGCTGGCTTATCACTGGTGTATAGCTATAGATACCGTGGTGAATTTGAAGATCCTATTTGGATGCAAAAGGCAGATGCCAGCGCACAACAAGCACTGAAGTTGAATCCACAATTAGCACTGGCTCATGTTGCTTTAGGACGTGTTTTTAACCTTAAGGCAGAACAGGATAAAGCCTTGGTCGCGTTTGAAAAAGCCCTTGCACTTGAGCCAACCAGTATTTTTGCATGGCTCGGTAAGATATATGCATTAAGAGCCTCACAGCGTTTTGACGAAGCCATTCAACTTGCTAAGCTTGCATTAGAGAGATTCCCTAAAGAAAGTTTGTTTGTTGATGCTTTAGGTTTGACTTACGTCGATCAAAAAAATGATTTGAAAGCAGAAGAAGCTTTTCGACTAAGCATTCAACTTCAACCTGACGGAGTGCTCGCCTATACAGGCTTGAGTTATATTTTTATTCGCCAAAACCGAACTGATGAAGCCCTGCAAATTTTGCAACAAGGTTTGCAAATACGCTCCAGTGAACAGCTACTTGGCAACCTTGGCAATATGTTGTTCAACAAAGGGGATTATGTTGGCGCTGCAACTGCATTTGAGGCCGCCGTGTCACCCGACAAAGGCAACCCCAAAAGCCACCTTGCTTGGGCGAATTTAGCGGACACTTTGTTATGGATTCCAGGGAGAAAAACAGAAGCGCAAAAAGCGTATTTAAAAGCCATTGATTTACTAACTCCGCGATTAGAGCGCAAAAAAGACGATGTCACGTTAATTTCACGCAAGGCACTTTATCTGGCAAGAGTGGGAGAAAGTACACAAGCGAAACCTCTGTTAGCTCATGTAATTGCAATCGCGCCAAAGAATGCTAGTGTTCAATTTCGTGCAGGCTTAGCCTACGAGCTCTTAGGTGAGCGTGATGCGGCAATTGCAGCACTTTCTGCCGCTGTTGAACTTGGTTACCCGATCAAGTTCATTCAAGCAGAGCCTGACTTAATGGAGTTACGCCGCATAAGCGGTAAATTCTAA
- a CDS encoding glycerol-3-phosphate dehydrogenase/oxidase, whose amino-acid sequence MKYDLVVVGAGIQGAGVAQAAAAAGYTVLVLEQSSPAAGTSSKSSKLIHGGLRYLESAQFGLVRESLHERALLLKLAPELVKLQPLHIPVYKDAKRSPLTIRAGLSLYSMLSGFNPDATFRSLPQSQWNELDGLKQDNLQAVFRYYEAQTDDAALTRAVLHSAMELGAECEIPGYFVKAHVNSQSCLVEFESEFGFKTASCRVLINCAGPWASDVISRIEPDMYLPKVDLVQGSHLILPPLLKDYFYLEAPQDKRAVFALPWQGKLMLGTTEKTHYGAPEEAQCSEAERDYLLEVLLHYFPHLSIDMNQVDSFAGLRVLPRSDQSAFSRTREVLFEVDNEACPRVLSVMGGKLTTYRSTALMALAKVRRSLPVKEKIADTSRIPLSPVDWH is encoded by the coding sequence ATGAAATACGATTTAGTCGTGGTAGGAGCAGGTATTCAGGGTGCGGGAGTCGCCCAAGCAGCAGCGGCAGCAGGTTACACGGTACTGGTTTTGGAGCAATCCTCACCAGCGGCTGGTACGTCTAGCAAATCTTCAAAATTAATTCATGGTGGTTTGCGCTACCTGGAAAGTGCCCAATTCGGGTTAGTACGCGAAAGCCTGCACGAGCGCGCGCTTCTACTCAAGCTGGCGCCAGAGCTGGTAAAGCTACAGCCTTTACATATCCCCGTTTATAAAGATGCCAAGCGCAGTCCGCTAACGATTCGCGCCGGCCTAAGTCTTTATTCCATGCTCTCCGGCTTTAATCCAGATGCAACTTTCCGCAGCCTTCCCCAATCACAATGGAACGAACTGGATGGCCTAAAGCAAGATAACCTACAAGCTGTTTTCCGCTATTACGAAGCCCAAACCGACGACGCCGCGCTTACCCGCGCAGTGCTACATTCGGCAATGGAGTTGGGAGCAGAGTGTGAAATTCCCGGTTATTTTGTAAAAGCGCATGTGAACTCCCAATCTTGCCTGGTGGAATTTGAAAGTGAGTTCGGCTTCAAAACGGCTAGTTGCCGCGTGCTGATTAACTGCGCCGGGCCTTGGGCAAGCGATGTTATTTCCCGCATTGAGCCAGATATGTATTTGCCCAAAGTGGATTTAGTGCAGGGCAGCCATTTGATTCTTCCCCCTTTATTAAAAGATTACTTCTACCTGGAGGCTCCGCAAGATAAACGTGCAGTCTTCGCCTTACCCTGGCAGGGCAAGTTAATGCTAGGGACTACCGAGAAAACCCATTACGGCGCGCCAGAAGAAGCACAGTGTTCAGAAGCAGAACGCGATTACCTGTTAGAAGTGCTGCTCCATTACTTCCCGCATTTATCCATTGATATGAACCAGGTCGATAGCTTTGCAGGCTTGCGTGTTTTACCGCGCAGCGATCAAAGCGCATTCTCTCGCACGCGCGAAGTCTTGTTCGAGGTAGATAACGAAGCATGTCCTCGCGTGTTATCCGTTATGGGCGGCAAATTAACCACCTACCGCTCAACAGCCCTAATGGCCCTGGCTAAAGTAAGGCGATCTTTACCGGTTAAAGAGAAAATCGCCGATACCAGCCGAATTCCCTTGTCGCCTGTGGATTGGCATTAA
- a CDS encoding aspartate carbamoyltransferase, whose product MNFTGAHILSIKQFERADIKRIFDVADAMEPYALRKKVTRVLEGAILGNMFFEPSTRTRVSFGAAFNLLGGNVRETTGFESSSITKGESLYDTARVLSGYSDVICMRHPAGGSVAEFAEGSRVPVINGGDGPNEHPTQALLDLYTIRKEMRSKGRGLDGLRIAMIGDLKHGRTVHSLCKLVSLFSDIQLTLISPKELAMPEYIVEELRMAGNKVTITDDLTHSISDIDIAYSTRIQEERFGNKEEADMYRGRYRLNQRIYTEHCQPNTVIMHPLPRDSREEANELDNDLNANPNLAIFRQADNGVLVRMALFALVLNVADQVDKYSREVNWHSSLRG is encoded by the coding sequence GTGAATTTTACTGGCGCCCACATTCTCTCCATCAAACAATTTGAACGTGCTGATATCAAGCGAATCTTCGACGTGGCCGACGCCATGGAACCCTACGCGCTGCGCAAAAAAGTCACGCGGGTGCTGGAAGGTGCAATTCTGGGCAACATGTTTTTTGAACCGAGTACGCGCACGCGGGTAAGCTTCGGTGCGGCCTTTAACTTGTTGGGCGGCAATGTTCGTGAAACAACAGGTTTTGAAAGTTCATCAATTACCAAAGGCGAATCCCTTTACGATACCGCACGCGTGTTATCGGGTTATAGCGATGTAATTTGCATGCGCCACCCCGCAGGCGGCTCAGTCGCCGAGTTTGCCGAAGGCAGCCGCGTGCCCGTGATTAACGGTGGCGATGGCCCTAACGAACACCCTACGCAAGCGCTGTTAGATTTGTACACCATTCGCAAAGAAATGCGTTCAAAAGGGCGCGGCTTAGATGGCTTACGTATCGCCATGATTGGCGATTTAAAACACGGCCGCACCGTTCACTCCCTGTGCAAATTGGTGAGTTTATTTAGCGATATCCAGCTCACACTCATATCGCCCAAAGAATTGGCAATGCCGGAATATATTGTTGAAGAGTTGCGCATGGCGGGCAACAAAGTCACCATCACCGACGATTTAACCCACAGCATTTCTGACATTGATATTGCCTACTCAACGCGTATTCAAGAAGAGCGTTTTGGCAATAAAGAAGAAGCGGATATGTACCGCGGCCGCTACCGTTTGAATCAACGTATTTACACGGAGCACTGCCAACCTAACACTGTCATCATGCATCCACTTCCACGTGATTCCCGTGAAGAAGCCAACGAGCTGGACAACGACCTCAACGCAAATCCCAACCTCGCCATTTTCCGCCAGGCAGATAACGGCGTACTCGTGCGCATGGCATTGTTTGCTCTGGTGTTAAACGTGGCTGATCAAGTGGATAAATATTCGCGCGAAGTGAACTGGCATAGTTCGTTGCGGGGATGA